Genomic DNA from Mesorhizobium sp. 131-2-1:
GCTCAATAGGAGAACACCCTATGCGTCACGTTGATTTTTCCCCGCTTTATCGTTCGACCGTCGGTTTCGACCGTCTCTTCACCATGCTCGACTCGCTCGGCCAGCCCGACGGCGCGCAGACTTATCCGCCCTACAATATCGAGCGCACCGGCGAGAACGCCTACCGCATCTCGATGGCGGTGGCTGGCTTCTCGGAAGACGAGATCTCGATCGAGGCCCACCGCAACGTGCTGACCGTCAAGGGTGAGCGCAAGGAAGAGGGCAATGGCGAAGGCTCCGAGCTGCTCTATCGCGGCATTGCCTCCAGGGCTTTCGAGCGCCGCTTCCAGCTCGCCGACCATGTCGAGGTCGTGGGCGCCACGCTGAAGAACGGCCTGCTCTTCGTCGACCTCACGCGCAACATTCCCGAGGAGCTGAAGCCGCGAAAGATCGCGATCACCCAGTCCTCGGACAAGGCCAAGCAGATCGAGGCCAAAGCGGCCGCGTAATTCCATCGCCTCCCAAGGCAAAGAAGGCGGCGCCGAAAGCGCCGCCTTTCTTATGTTCAGGTGGCGGTTCCAGAAGCCATTACGGCCTCGACGTTTTGTCGGTGAACGGCCTCGTATGGCGCGAAATAGCTGACTGCTCCAGAGGTGAATATCTCGGCAGCGAAGGCTCCCAAGTCCTGCCTCACCAGATCGGGTTCGTGACGGCAGCGAAGCAGCTTTTCGACGTAGGATCGGGTAGCGGCAATGAACTCCCGACCGTACCCACCGGATTGGATGGCTTCCAGCGAACCGTGGTTGGGCAGGATGCGGTCAAAGGTCCAGCCGGCCATGCGTTCGAGATCGTCCAGGTGTTCGGTCAGCCGTTCCGGTTCGCCGACATAGGTGATCGGATCTTCAAGCGTATCGCCGGCAAAGAGCAGGCCGGCGCTTGGCATAACCAACACAGTACCGTCGTGACTGTGGATTTCGACATGCCGAAGGTCGACCGCTATCGACCCGACCATGAGGTCGAGATTGCCGTCGAATGTTCGATTCGGAAGGATAAGTGGCCTGATCGGCGGGTTCTCATTTTCCAGTTTGGTCCGGTTCTCAGCGAGAGCAGAGGCCGTGAGGTTGTTGGCGATGATTTCGCAATCCTGGAATACCTCATTGCCGGCGACGTGATCGTCGTGCCAGTGACTGAGCACGACACGGATCGAGGTAACGCCCATACCCTCCAGCGTTTGCCGGATGATCCGGGCGTGCTGAAGCGAAATATGAGTGTCATAGACAAGCGCTTCCGAGCCGTCGACAATTGCGTAGGTGCAAATGCCGAGCGCATATGCGCCGTCATCGAGCCAATTGGGCTGATCCGACCAGCCGCGAACGCCCTCTATCCGGCCGTCATAAAAGCCAAGCACGTTTGGAGCCGGGCGAACCAGCCGCATAGTCGAGCCGAGCGGTGATATGGTCATTGGACAAGCTCAACCGATCAGGTGGCCAAGTTGGTCGATCTCTTGCTGGGTGGTCGCGAAGCTGGCGACGAAGCGGTAGATCGCCTCGTTGTCGCCAAGGTGGCCCTCAAAACCTTGCGGCACGCCCCATTCGTAGAATTTGGCGCCGGCGGCCTGCAGCTTTTCGGCCTTGGCGCGGTCGAGCATGGCGAACACCTCGTTGGCCTGCGGCAGCCAGGCCAGCCTGCCTGCCGGCGCGTCCTCGATCGTCTCGGCCAGCCGCGCGGCCATCGCGTTGGCGTGGCCCGCCATCCTCAGCCACAGCCCATCGGTGAAATAGGCTTCGAACTGGGCCGAGATGAAGCGTGCCTTGGAGAAGGTCTGCCCGGCGCGCTGACGAAGCAGGCGCAGATCTTTGGCGACATCGGGGTTCAGGATCACCACCGCGTCGGCCATCCAGCAGCCGTTCTTGGTGGCGCCGAAGGAGATGATGTCGACGCCGCTTTTCCATGTCATTTCCGCGGGGGTGACCCCGGTCGCCGCAATCGCGTTGGCGAAGCGCGCGCCGTCCATGTGCAAAGGCAGGCCATGGCGGCGGCTGATCTCGGCGATCGCCTTGACGTCGTCGACCGTGTAGACGGTGCCGACTTCAGTCGCCTGGG
This window encodes:
- a CDS encoding Hsp20 family protein, producing the protein MRHVDFSPLYRSTVGFDRLFTMLDSLGQPDGAQTYPPYNIERTGENAYRISMAVAGFSEDEISIEAHRNVLTVKGERKEEGNGEGSELLYRGIASRAFERRFQLADHVEVVGATLKNGLLFVDLTRNIPEELKPRKIAITQSSDKAKQIEAKAAA
- a CDS encoding MBL fold metallo-hydrolase; translation: MRLVRPAPNVLGFYDGRIEGVRGWSDQPNWLDDGAYALGICTYAIVDGSEALVYDTHISLQHARIIRQTLEGMGVTSIRVVLSHWHDDHVAGNEVFQDCEIIANNLTASALAENRTKLENENPPIRPLILPNRTFDGNLDLMVGSIAVDLRHVEIHSHDGTVLVMPSAGLLFAGDTLEDPITYVGEPERLTEHLDDLERMAGWTFDRILPNHGSLEAIQSGGYGREFIAATRSYVEKLLRCRHEPDLVRQDLGAFAAEIFTSGAVSYFAPYEAVHRQNVEAVMASGTAT
- a CDS encoding threonine aldolase family protein, whose translation is MFFASDNWAGVHPDISTNLSRHAAGIATAYGDGDLDRAVYRRFSEIFERDVQVFFVATGTAANALSMSALNRIGGVAFCHSEAHMNVDEFGASGFYTGGARMSPVPGPLGRMNPKALDQAIDRYSRDLVPAGQPMAVTITQATEVGTVYTVDDVKAIAEISRRHGLPLHMDGARFANAIAATGVTPAEMTWKSGVDIISFGATKNGCWMADAVVILNPDVAKDLRLLRQRAGQTFSKARFISAQFEAYFTDGLWLRMAGHANAMAARLAETIEDAPAGRLAWLPQANEVFAMLDRAKAEKLQAAGAKFYEWGVPQGFEGHLGDNEAIYRFVASFATTQQEIDQLGHLIG